In the genome of Coraliomargarita algicola, one region contains:
- a CDS encoding helix-turn-helix domain-containing protein, with product MATKTKSETTAGKDSFSNVQDLLVKSLGKNDALTQSVNQRIHSRKLVKKLIVARSQAKLSQADLARKLDCTQSRISKIENGSDDQLRVADLRAYSKALDTGIMFSIGEPKRHAVESIKHHALQIKHHLDQLASLAQKDEQISTGVEDFFSETLFNMLKIVEDSARKLPTNSMEEDDIRIYSNKEVEHEEICEV from the coding sequence ATGGCCACTAAAACTAAATCAGAGACTACAGCAGGCAAAGATAGCTTTAGCAATGTTCAGGACTTGCTCGTCAAATCTTTAGGCAAGAACGATGCACTGACACAATCTGTGAATCAACGGATCCATTCTCGTAAGCTGGTGAAGAAACTCATCGTTGCACGTAGCCAAGCCAAGCTTTCGCAAGCCGATCTGGCGCGTAAGTTGGATTGCACGCAGAGTCGCATTTCGAAAATCGAAAATGGCAGCGACGATCAACTTCGTGTGGCGGATTTGCGCGCTTACTCTAAAGCATTGGATACGGGGATTATGTTCAGCATCGGTGAACCCAAACGCCACGCGGTCGAATCGATCAAACATCATGCTTTGCAGATTAAGCATCACCTGGATCAGCTTGCGTCCTTGGCGCAAAAAGACGAACAGATCTCAACTGGAGTCGAAGACTTTTTTAGTGAAACGCTGTTTAATATGCTCAAGATCGTCGAAGATTCCGCGCGTAAGCTTCCGACAAATTCGATGGAAGAGGATGATATTCGGATCTACTCCAATAAGGAAGTCGAACACGAGGAGATATGCGAAGTTTGA
- a CDS encoding TPM domain-containing protein: MYRRILILLCGWALLLSTPLSAATSEQLIAQLEPTGSITDRANLLSSNTEQRLRGILDGLRAKTGASLVVVTLPSMQGGQIDDFTNRLFEKWGVGEAGKDNGVMLLIAVKERKMRIEVGYGLEGVIPDGRAGQIRDQYVLAYFKQNQMEKGVEAGALALANIVAKHYGVELAQQATRPQSSKRDRDRNNPLVFIFFSLFVVFVIYSAIRNQGGGGGGGYGGRRYGRRRYYGGGGYYGGSSSRGGFGGGGGFSSGGFGGGMSGGGGASGGW, from the coding sequence ATGTATCGAAGAATACTGATTCTACTTTGCGGCTGGGCACTCTTACTGAGTACTCCACTGAGTGCCGCAACCAGCGAGCAATTGATCGCCCAACTGGAGCCGACAGGCAGCATCACGGATCGCGCGAACTTACTGTCTAGCAATACGGAACAACGCCTGCGTGGCATCCTGGATGGACTGCGGGCCAAGACGGGCGCCTCGCTCGTGGTGGTGACGCTGCCCTCGATGCAGGGCGGCCAGATCGATGACTTTACCAACCGCTTATTTGAAAAATGGGGCGTCGGCGAGGCGGGTAAAGACAATGGCGTGATGCTACTGATCGCAGTAAAAGAGCGCAAGATGCGGATCGAAGTCGGCTACGGGCTGGAGGGCGTGATTCCCGACGGACGCGCAGGCCAGATCCGTGATCAATATGTGCTGGCCTACTTTAAGCAAAATCAAATGGAAAAAGGCGTGGAAGCCGGGGCACTCGCCCTAGCCAACATAGTGGCCAAGCACTACGGGGTCGAACTCGCCCAGCAAGCAACGCGTCCGCAAAGCTCTAAGCGCGATCGCGATCGCAACAATCCACTGGTCTTTATATTTTTCAGTCTATTCGTGGTCTTCGTCATCTATAGTGCGATTCGCAATCAAGGTGGCGGAGGCGGTGGGGGCTACGGCGGTCGACGCTACGGTCGCCGGCGTTACTACGGAGGCGGCGGCTATTACGGCGGCAGTTCCTCGCGCGGGGGCTTCGGCGGCGGAGGCGGCTTCAGCAGTGGCGGCTTTGGTGGCGGCATGAGCGGAGGCGGCGGCGCATCCGGCGGCTGGTAA
- a CDS encoding LemA family protein: MMKQQRNGCLFGSLIALGVVLLMVLIGYFYIKGIYNRIVTQDEAVDANWAQVENVLQRRFDLIPNLVNTVKGYAKQEREVLTEVTALRSQWAQAGSVSEKAQAATGLEAALGKLMVISERYPDLKSNQNFLRLQDELAGTENRVSVERRRYNESVQAYNTTIRTFPAVLIANNMGFEKKEAYFEAVSEATSAPVVDFE; this comes from the coding sequence ATGATGAAACAACAAAGAAACGGCTGCCTATTCGGCTCTCTCATTGCACTCGGCGTAGTGCTACTGATGGTATTGATCGGGTATTTTTACATCAAAGGCATCTATAACCGCATCGTCACACAGGACGAAGCCGTCGACGCCAATTGGGCGCAAGTGGAGAATGTGCTGCAGCGCCGCTTTGACCTGATCCCGAACTTGGTCAATACCGTCAAGGGCTATGCCAAGCAGGAGCGCGAGGTGCTGACCGAAGTCACGGCCCTGCGCAGCCAATGGGCCCAAGCGGGCAGCGTCTCCGAAAAAGCTCAAGCGGCGACTGGCCTGGAAGCTGCCTTAGGCAAGCTGATGGTGATTTCCGAGCGCTACCCCGACCTCAAATCGAACCAAAATTTCCTACGCCTACAGGACGAACTCGCTGGCACCGAAAACCGCGTCTCCGTCGAGCGCCGCCGCTACAACGAAAGTGTGCAGGCCTACAACACCACCATCCGCACCTTCCCTGCCGTGCTGATCGCCAATAATATGGGCTTCGAAAAGAAGGAGGCCTACTTCGAAGCTGTCAGTGAAGCCACGAGCGCGCCGGTGGTGGATTTTGAATGA
- a CDS encoding HAMP domain-containing sensor histidine kinase, translating to MSLSRSQAFRSWIYLCWLLLTLLPLAAKASSLGTHQRTPLADNWHYRWGDSPIIDGVPQWTQEHDKLAWMPIQFPSDPPFRDGRHNVWYRYDLPETPLPGYSLFITSVDLIVEVYLEDRLIYNYGSFAADGSGSFEGWPWHLIDLPPDSSGKSLYFRVYSDYSDIGLWGEIALGSEYAHLQHMIRQDLFPVAVGLVLIVSGIIMLCSTLACWRLPVLIMGAFLINLGCIPIIESQIKQLLLFQPIFWQYFAAGSYFLLPVSMAGFVHALYGKGIWRSHQLVWGVHLLFVIAALALAGMGVSNLSSFYLYFDLLALFTLLALAIALAVAAIQGSCDQRILAVGFGLFYVIMVYNGLTAHGILPFAPRTEYMGPLLIGICFLIILIRRYTQLSLGFKNRSQELEAINASLEQRVHERTTALQNLNRSKDQFFTIIAHDLKSPLGALLHLMQDYERKRISIPLNELSELRRNCQKTYDLLTRLLTWARAQQGQIVPQKETVAAKTLIETTLDEMRPIATAKHIELLCICPWEPLLDTDIEMLSTIIRNLVGNAIKFTPVGGVVRVEIKQGLNETRFSVLDNGIGLPEENLDQLFQPKEYSSIRTDTDGKKGSGLGLLLCKEFIEAQGGRLAAESPEAGGSLFWFTLPNH from the coding sequence ATGTCCCTTTCACGGTCCCAGGCGTTCCGCAGCTGGATCTACCTATGCTGGCTACTGCTCACGCTCCTGCCGCTCGCCGCCAAAGCCTCCAGTTTAGGCACGCATCAGCGCACGCCCTTAGCAGATAATTGGCATTATCGTTGGGGCGATTCCCCCATCATCGACGGAGTGCCCCAATGGACCCAAGAGCATGATAAGCTGGCATGGATGCCGATCCAATTTCCGAGCGATCCCCCCTTCCGAGACGGCCGTCATAATGTGTGGTATCGATACGACTTGCCCGAGACCCCGTTACCTGGTTATTCACTTTTCATCACAAGCGTCGACCTGATCGTAGAAGTCTATCTGGAAGACCGGCTGATCTACAACTATGGTAGCTTTGCCGCAGACGGCAGCGGCAGCTTCGAGGGCTGGCCATGGCACCTGATCGACCTCCCCCCCGACAGCTCTGGCAAGTCACTGTATTTCAGAGTATATTCCGACTATTCTGACATCGGGCTCTGGGGAGAAATTGCACTCGGCAGTGAATATGCACACCTACAGCACATGATCCGGCAGGACTTGTTTCCTGTTGCGGTAGGACTGGTCTTAATAGTCAGCGGCATCATTATGCTATGCTCCACACTGGCCTGTTGGCGTTTGCCAGTGCTCATCATGGGCGCCTTCCTGATCAACTTAGGCTGTATCCCCATCATAGAATCACAAATTAAGCAGCTACTATTGTTTCAGCCAATATTTTGGCAATACTTCGCAGCTGGCAGTTACTTCCTACTTCCGGTCAGCATGGCTGGCTTTGTGCACGCACTGTATGGCAAGGGTATCTGGCGCAGCCATCAGCTCGTCTGGGGAGTGCATTTACTCTTTGTGATCGCAGCGCTCGCACTGGCCGGCATGGGCGTGAGCAACCTATCGAGTTTCTATCTCTACTTCGATTTATTAGCCCTGTTCACACTGCTGGCACTAGCAATCGCTTTGGCAGTTGCAGCAATCCAGGGCAGCTGCGACCAGCGCATACTTGCCGTCGGCTTTGGCCTCTTCTACGTGATCATGGTCTATAATGGGCTCACTGCCCATGGGATTCTGCCCTTCGCTCCCCGCACCGAGTATATGGGTCCGCTATTGATCGGCATTTGTTTCCTGATCATCTTAATACGTCGCTACACTCAACTAAGCTTAGGATTCAAAAACCGCAGCCAAGAGCTGGAAGCAATCAACGCCAGCTTGGAACAACGCGTGCATGAACGCACAACCGCCCTGCAGAATTTAAACCGTTCCAAGGATCAATTCTTTACCATCATCGCACACGATTTAAAATCGCCGCTGGGCGCGCTGCTACACCTGATGCAAGACTACGAGCGCAAGCGTATCAGCATACCGCTCAACGAACTCAGCGAGCTGCGCAGAAATTGCCAAAAGACCTATGACCTACTCACCCGCTTGCTCACTTGGGCCCGTGCACAACAGGGACAAATCGTCCCCCAAAAGGAAACAGTGGCCGCCAAGACACTGATCGAAACCACCCTGGACGAAATGCGGCCGATCGCCACGGCCAAACATATAGAGCTCCTATGCATATGCCCCTGGGAGCCCTTACTGGATACGGATATTGAAATGCTGTCGACCATCATCCGTAACCTCGTCGGCAATGCTATTAAATTTACACCTGTGGGAGGCGTTGTCCGTGTCGAAATCAAACAAGGCCTCAACGAAACACGATTCAGCGTGCTGGACAATGGCATCGGTTTACCAGAAGAGAACTTAGATCAACTCTTCCAACCCAAAGAATACTCAAGCATCCGAACGGATACAGACGGTAAAAAAGGTAGCGGGCTCGGCTTATTACTGTGCAAAGAATTCATCGAAGCCCAAGGCGGTCGTCTAGCGGCAGAAAGCCCCGAAGCAGGCGGCTCACTCTTCTGGTTTACACTCCCCAATCACTAG
- a CDS encoding archaeosortase/exosortase family protein codes for MPIRQQLVSSFTEKYRQPSFWLHVLLFGLLTAALWPLTTWFAQTANDQSRIFNALIVLVAASVLLVRFGGVTVTQPLELNASARRALYAAYGLLMATYLVPMVADAAWARLLIIPAYCCALAAMVRFVFGEGTQRLTRTVAGTLCAFLLLSILMEPLDWPLRSMAGQWSGYVLGLFGQSTDLGLVGQEAGPPMLILMVNDYPFHVASECNGFGVILTSLLLSLLLAIYRRLNVFDLCLNMLAGVIIGFIFNTLRIVIIVMLAPSQMEHYHLMHEIVGGLTYWACLILVWVSLNGPTRPEAIK; via the coding sequence ATGCCCATTCGCCAACAACTAGTTAGCAGCTTCACCGAGAAATACCGTCAACCTAGCTTCTGGTTGCACGTCTTGCTCTTTGGACTACTCACGGCTGCACTATGGCCGCTGACCACTTGGTTCGCGCAGACGGCTAACGATCAAAGTCGTATTTTCAATGCGTTGATCGTGCTGGTCGCCGCTTCGGTGCTATTGGTGCGCTTCGGAGGCGTGACAGTCACTCAGCCTTTAGAGCTCAACGCCTCGGCACGCCGTGCGCTCTATGCGGCCTACGGCCTATTAATGGCCACTTATTTAGTGCCCATGGTCGCAGACGCCGCATGGGCTCGTCTATTGATTATCCCGGCCTATTGCTGTGCACTGGCCGCGATGGTGCGCTTTGTTTTTGGCGAAGGCACGCAACGACTCACACGAACCGTGGCAGGCACGCTGTGTGCCTTTTTATTGCTGAGCATCTTAATGGAACCGCTGGACTGGCCCTTACGCTCGATGGCTGGTCAGTGGAGCGGCTATGTGCTCGGGCTATTCGGCCAGAGCACCGATCTCGGGCTGGTCGGGCAAGAGGCGGGTCCACCGATGCTGATCTTAATGGTCAATGACTATCCCTTCCACGTGGCCTCAGAGTGTAACGGCTTCGGCGTCATACTCACCAGTCTGTTACTATCACTGTTGCTGGCGATTTACCGGCGCCTCAACGTCTTCGACCTCTGCCTCAACATGCTGGCAGGTGTGATCATTGGCTTTATTTTCAACACCCTCCGCATCGTAATCATTGTCATGCTCGCGCCCTCACAGATGGAACACTACCATCTAATGCATGAAATCGTGGGCGGGCTCACCTACTGGGCTTGCCTGATTTTAGTATGGGTCTCGCTCAATGGTCCGACTAGGCCGGAGGCAATCAAGTAA
- a CDS encoding BCCT family transporter, with amino-acid sequence MTKKQFTPTKDAKPPTLAEKLKHAEKVAREKAIKERAKFRGLQIRPTPGLFDESEQQEAGENNWSGYGFDIHPHVTFSAVFVLTVFIVITLMFKEEAAAFSTDALAWVSGSFGWFFILAANVFIAAAVYFAFSRFGRIRIGGAKALPEFSTMAWYAMLLSAGMGIGLMFWSVGEPMYHYDSPSPMFGTVEGHTPEAAQAAMGVTYFHWGLHPWAIYSIVGLGLAFFAYNRGLPLTIRSIFYPILGNRIYGRWGDLIDVLSVLATLMGLATSLGLGVSQINAGLNHLFGLNISPTVQVVLIVLITAVATLSVMSGLDGGVKRLSELNMGLAGLLLLFVLIVGPTVYIMSGFTQNLGFYIENFAQLSLWTETFRETNWQGGWTVFYWAWWISWSPFVGMFIARISKGRTVREFILGVMVVPTLLSFLWMSVFGGSALWMQTTGMADISAAVNDNVATAMFALFEGMPLSSILSFVGIILVSVFFVTSSDSGSLVVDHLTSGGKLDSPVPQRVFWAVMEGVVAAVLLLGGGLRTLQTASIITGLPFTIVLLMIVYSLYLGLSHEAYVEDAVKSKLRDVHADHRLDEAISSAQEELLQQADLVVKDTSPESGTS; translated from the coding sequence ATGACAAAGAAACAATTCACACCTACTAAAGATGCGAAGCCGCCCACCTTGGCGGAAAAGCTCAAGCACGCTGAAAAAGTCGCCCGCGAAAAGGCGATCAAAGAGCGCGCAAAATTCCGCGGCTTACAAATCCGTCCCACTCCCGGCCTCTTCGACGAGTCAGAGCAGCAGGAGGCGGGCGAGAACAACTGGAGCGGCTATGGCTTCGACATTCACCCACATGTGACCTTTTCTGCAGTCTTCGTGTTGACGGTTTTTATCGTGATCACACTGATGTTTAAAGAAGAGGCCGCTGCGTTCTCAACGGATGCCCTGGCCTGGGTTTCCGGCAGCTTTGGCTGGTTTTTCATTCTCGCGGCCAATGTATTTATAGCGGCAGCAGTTTATTTTGCTTTCAGTCGCTTTGGGCGGATACGAATCGGCGGGGCCAAGGCCTTACCCGAGTTTTCTACCATGGCTTGGTATGCGATGCTGCTGAGCGCTGGTATGGGGATTGGGCTCATGTTTTGGAGCGTGGGCGAACCGATGTATCACTACGATTCGCCCTCTCCTATGTTTGGCACGGTCGAAGGGCACACGCCTGAGGCGGCGCAGGCGGCCATGGGCGTTACCTATTTTCACTGGGGACTGCACCCTTGGGCGATTTATTCAATCGTTGGCCTAGGCTTAGCCTTCTTTGCGTATAATCGCGGGCTGCCGCTCACCATCCGCTCGATTTTTTACCCGATCCTCGGTAATCGTATCTATGGGCGCTGGGGCGATTTGATCGATGTGCTGTCAGTGCTCGCGACCTTGATGGGACTGGCGACTTCGCTGGGGCTGGGAGTTTCGCAAATCAACGCCGGGCTCAATCACCTCTTTGGGCTGAATATATCGCCTACGGTGCAGGTGGTCTTGATCGTTCTGATCACTGCGGTGGCAACGCTCTCAGTTATGTCCGGCCTCGACGGTGGGGTGAAGCGCCTGAGTGAGCTCAACATGGGCTTAGCCGGACTCTTGTTGCTCTTCGTTTTGATCGTTGGGCCGACGGTTTATATCATGAGCGGATTCACGCAGAATTTGGGCTTTTACATTGAGAATTTTGCTCAACTGAGCCTGTGGACGGAAACCTTTCGCGAGACCAATTGGCAAGGAGGCTGGACGGTCTTTTACTGGGCTTGGTGGATTTCATGGTCGCCCTTTGTCGGTATGTTTATCGCTCGAATTTCGAAGGGGCGCACCGTGCGAGAGTTTATCCTTGGTGTGATGGTGGTGCCTACGCTGCTTTCGTTTTTGTGGATGTCTGTATTCGGTGGCTCCGCACTCTGGATGCAGACGACTGGAATGGCCGATATCTCGGCTGCGGTGAATGACAATGTCGCCACCGCCATGTTTGCCTTGTTTGAAGGAATGCCTCTGAGCAGCATTTTGTCCTTCGTGGGCATTATTCTCGTCTCAGTATTTTTCGTGACCTCGTCCGACTCTGGTTCGCTGGTGGTCGACCACCTGACTTCGGGCGGCAAGCTGGACTCGCCCGTGCCACAGCGTGTCTTTTGGGCAGTGATGGAGGGCGTTGTCGCCGCAGTGCTCTTACTCGGGGGCGGGCTCAGGACTTTGCAAACCGCCTCGATTATCACGGGGCTGCCCTTCACCATTGTGCTCTTGATGATCGTGTATTCGCTCTATCTCGGCCTTTCCCATGAAGCCTATGTCGAAGACGCGGTGAAGAGTAAACTGCGCGATGTGCATGCAGATCACCGTCTGGATGAAGCCATTTCGTCGGCTCAAGAAGAGTTGCTCCAGCAGGCAGATTTGGTCGTTAAGGATACGTCTCCAGAGTCAGGCACGAGCTGA
- a CDS encoding DUF2179 domain-containing protein produces MAFEFNDLPLGLLALLVFFSRVLDVSIGTIRMIATVQGRIVMAFVLGIFEVTIWLIVIATVVNTVLERPWLLLFYALGYSTGNVVGIVLERKLALGHAILRIITGTHAQEILDALIEADYRVTRFEGEGVRGPVSELYVVCERKRLAPALKRVQAIDPDVFYLCETPNRVRRYRGQMAIMPQNWRSLLKRK; encoded by the coding sequence ATGGCTTTTGAATTTAATGATTTGCCTCTCGGCTTGCTGGCTTTGCTCGTCTTTTTCTCCCGTGTGCTCGATGTTTCGATTGGGACGATCCGGATGATTGCGACGGTGCAAGGACGTATCGTGATGGCTTTCGTTCTAGGGATTTTCGAGGTGACGATCTGGTTGATCGTGATCGCGACTGTGGTGAATACGGTGCTGGAGCGCCCATGGCTGTTGTTGTTTTACGCACTGGGCTACTCGACAGGCAATGTGGTCGGTATCGTGCTGGAGCGTAAACTCGCGCTCGGTCATGCGATTTTGCGGATCATTACGGGGACCCATGCTCAGGAAATTCTGGATGCTTTGATTGAGGCTGATTATCGTGTGACTCGCTTCGAGGGCGAAGGCGTCCGCGGTCCTGTCAGTGAACTTTATGTCGTCTGTGAGCGTAAACGTCTCGCGCCTGCGCTTAAGCGGGTGCAAGCGATCGATCCAGATGTCTTTTACCTCTGCGAGACGCCCAATCGGGTGCGTCGTTATCGCGGACAAATGGCAATAATGCCGCAAAACTGGAGATCTCTGCTTAAGCGCAAATGA
- a CDS encoding TatD family hydrolase, translated as MELIDSHCHLKSFKDKGELEPMLERAAAAGVQHFITVGTSPADWVPYREMHAAYAGKIDYTVGVHPCYVDADWEAAVSQISTFFMPPHAPVAFGEIGLDYFHLPKDPVQAGETILLQEAAFRQQLMLASELDCPVIIHSREAFTESVQLIDESGIDWRRIVYHCFTYGAEEIAQINQRGGRASFTGITTYKSANKVREALRQQGIERLMLETDCPYLTPEPHRGKPNEPAYLTHIAERCAQALTMEAPELAARSSQNTRDFFKL; from the coding sequence ATGGAACTCATCGATAGTCACTGCCACCTAAAGAGCTTTAAAGACAAAGGCGAACTGGAGCCCATGCTAGAGCGCGCGGCCGCAGCTGGCGTGCAGCACTTCATCACCGTCGGCACCTCGCCTGCCGATTGGGTGCCCTACCGCGAGATGCACGCCGCATATGCGGGTAAAATCGACTACACCGTAGGTGTACACCCTTGTTACGTCGATGCTGACTGGGAAGCCGCCGTCAGCCAGATCAGTACCTTTTTCATGCCGCCTCACGCGCCCGTTGCCTTCGGCGAAATCGGCTTGGACTACTTCCACCTGCCCAAAGACCCGGTGCAAGCAGGCGAAACGATTCTACTGCAAGAAGCTGCCTTCCGCCAACAGCTGATGCTGGCCAGTGAACTGGACTGCCCGGTCATCATTCACAGCCGCGAAGCTTTTACCGAAAGTGTGCAGTTAATCGACGAGTCGGGCATCGACTGGCGACGCATCGTTTACCACTGTTTCACCTATGGCGCCGAAGAAATCGCCCAGATCAATCAACGCGGCGGCCGCGCCTCCTTTACCGGCATCACCACTTACAAAAGCGCCAACAAGGTCCGCGAAGCCCTACGCCAACAAGGCATCGAGCGCCTGATGCTCGAAACGGACTGCCCTTACCTCACCCCGGAACCCCACCGGGGCAAGCCCAACGAGCCCGCCTACCTCACACACATCGCGGAGCGCTGCGCCCAAGCGCTCACCATGGAGGCCCCAGAGCTGGCCGCACGCAGTAGCCAAAACACCAGAGACTTTTTTAAATTATGA
- the kdsA gene encoding 3-deoxy-8-phosphooctulonate synthase: MIYDSEKLLVLAGPCSLESLETCRPVADTLAALQQKHPELNILFKGSFDKANRTSIGSDRGTGMEAGMEIFQTIKAEYGFKTITDIHTPDQCATVGEVVDALQIPAFLCRQTDLLVAAAATDCAINVKKGQFLSPYEMEFVTNKLEEAGAAEIWQTDRGTTFGYQNLVVDMRSFSIMAGNGHPTIIDATHSVQIPGGAGGISGGQREYVAPLARAAIAAGANGVFLETHPNPEKAISDAASQVPLGEFPQLVESLLRVWQAVRCSTGGDS; this comes from the coding sequence ATGATATACGATTCCGAAAAACTCCTCGTGCTAGCAGGCCCCTGCTCACTCGAAAGCCTCGAAACTTGCCGCCCTGTAGCCGACACGCTGGCGGCGCTCCAACAAAAGCACCCGGAACTCAACATCCTGTTCAAAGGCTCCTTCGACAAAGCCAACCGCACCTCCATCGGCAGCGACCGCGGCACCGGCATGGAAGCAGGCATGGAAATTTTCCAAACCATCAAAGCTGAATATGGCTTCAAGACGATCACCGACATCCACACACCTGATCAATGCGCCACAGTAGGCGAGGTCGTGGATGCGCTGCAAATCCCTGCCTTTCTCTGCCGTCAAACCGACCTACTGGTCGCGGCGGCCGCCACCGACTGCGCGATCAATGTCAAAAAGGGCCAGTTCCTCTCGCCCTACGAAATGGAGTTCGTCACCAATAAACTGGAAGAAGCCGGCGCGGCAGAAATCTGGCAAACCGACCGCGGCACCACCTTCGGCTACCAAAATCTTGTCGTCGACATGCGCAGCTTCAGCATCATGGCAGGCAACGGCCACCCGACAATTATCGACGCCACCCACAGCGTGCAGATCCCCGGAGGTGCCGGCGGTATCAGCGGCGGACAGCGCGAATATGTCGCCCCCCTCGCTCGCGCCGCCATCGCTGCCGGAGCCAATGGTGTCTTTCTCGAAACACACCCGAACCCCGAAAAAGCCATCTCCGACGCCGCCAGCCAAGTGCCACTCGGCGAATTCCCACAACTCGTCGAAAGCCTACTGCGCGTCTGGCAAGCGGTTCGATGTTCAACAGGGGGTGATTCATGA
- a CDS encoding RsmD family RNA methyltransferase: MRITGGRARGIPLKAPKGDSTRPATDRMRESVFSSLGPSVEGCRVADLFAGTGSYGLEALSRGAASASFFESDRAALRCLQENVRAALRSCQLEAPVAKVVARDVFSLDVNSPAYDLIFLDPPYHIIADQIGRIFTQAVDAIATPEARVILELPGNLEPDIPGWELQRRIGKAGKDKPTAAIFKRS, translated from the coding sequence ATGAGAATCACAGGCGGCCGCGCACGCGGCATTCCACTCAAAGCCCCCAAAGGCGATAGCACCCGCCCCGCCACCGACCGCATGCGCGAGTCGGTGTTTTCCAGCCTGGGGCCTAGCGTTGAAGGCTGCCGCGTGGCGGACCTCTTTGCCGGCACCGGTAGCTACGGACTGGAAGCACTCAGCCGCGGCGCCGCCAGTGCCAGTTTTTTCGAATCTGACCGCGCGGCACTCAGGTGCTTGCAAGAAAATGTGCGCGCGGCCCTGCGTAGTTGCCAATTAGAGGCCCCAGTCGCCAAGGTCGTGGCCCGCGACGTCTTCAGTCTCGACGTCAATAGCCCCGCCTACGACTTAATCTTTCTCGACCCGCCCTACCACATCATCGCCGACCAGATCGGCCGCATTTTCACCCAAGCAGTCGACGCCATCGCCACCCCCGAGGCCCGCGTCATACTCGAGCTCCCTGGCAACTTAGAGCCCGACATCCCAGGCTGGGAACTACAGCGCCGCATCGGCAAAGCCGGCAAAGACAAACCCACCGCCGCCATTTTCAAAAGATCGTAG